A stretch of Planctomycetota bacterium DNA encodes these proteins:
- a CDS encoding helix-turn-helix domain-containing protein: protein MTPISRGKAFGRAFFAKYPVAKHIMGIFDHLPDVCFFAKDTKSRIVHANARFLEHHGGVSLETLLGQCDRDFHTPLHAEAYIAEDQRVMSSGQPAEGQVWLVPNARGVPNWYVCSKVPIFDERGQVIGLVGAMYRIETPGDTSHHFRELTPVIRHLEARFAEPLRMSDLAALAGISLTHFNRRFVQIFRITPKQFILSLRIQAAQRLLNTTARPVSEIASATGFCDQAHFTKRFSTETGMTPLAYRKRFRHA, encoded by the coding sequence ATGACCCCCATTTCCCGAGGCAAGGCGTTCGGACGGGCGTTTTTCGCAAAATACCCGGTGGCGAAGCACATCATGGGCATTTTCGACCACCTGCCCGACGTGTGCTTTTTTGCCAAAGATACGAAAAGCCGCATCGTCCACGCCAACGCGCGATTTCTCGAACACCACGGCGGCGTGTCGCTGGAGACGTTGCTCGGGCAGTGCGATCGCGACTTCCACACCCCGCTGCACGCCGAGGCCTACATTGCCGAGGACCAGCGCGTCATGAGCAGCGGTCAGCCCGCCGAGGGACAGGTCTGGCTCGTGCCCAACGCCCGCGGCGTGCCCAACTGGTACGTCTGCTCCAAGGTCCCGATCTTCGACGAGCGCGGACAGGTGATCGGCCTCGTGGGCGCGATGTACCGCATCGAAACGCCCGGCGACACGTCGCATCATTTCCGTGAGCTGACGCCCGTCATTCGTCATCTCGAAGCCCGCTTCGCCGAGCCGCTGCGCATGAGCGATCTGGCCGCGCTCGCCGGCATCTCGCTCACGCATTTCAATCGCCGCTTCGTGCAGATCTTCCGCATCACGCCCAAACAGTTCATTCTCTCCCTGCGCATTCAGGCCGCCCAACGCCTGCTCAACACCACCGCGCGGCCCGTTTCGGAAATCGCCTCCGCGACCGGCTTCTGCGACCAGGCCCACTTCACCAAACGCTTCAGCACCGAAACCGGCATGACCCCGCTCGCGTATCGAAAGCGCTTCCGCCACGCATGA
- a CDS encoding radical SAM protein, with the protein MPLPESRHYRPDERLVMSIELTNVCNYRCPFCPQAYQHLPNQPAGSPYNRKPGMMSRAVFERTLAEAHRVARTVELGFFGEQTLHRHYIEFIEKLGKPRPFGVELNTNISMLTKPMMQAWIDAQIDLVRLSVDAVTPQVYDHVRPGLIRDFEGRNVPPDRRMAVINEKIHHWLSLADHRPTRIVFVKSSHNEGERERFIDYWQPHLGERDVILMKQVLSYGGKITDPMIEAGRCNVWNVRYLVVDWSGRVSPCNLDTNMDLWLGSLMDDSVDALYHGEKAQSLRQRTGCGNDLTPCRTCKDANNWSKNEQFRSIALPIAM; encoded by the coding sequence ATGCCGCTGCCTGAATCGCGACACTATCGCCCCGATGAGCGGCTCGTGATGTCGATCGAGCTGACGAATGTGTGCAATTACCGTTGCCCGTTCTGCCCGCAGGCGTATCAGCATCTGCCCAATCAGCCCGCCGGCTCGCCCTACAACCGCAAACCCGGCATGATGAGCCGGGCGGTGTTCGAACGCACGCTCGCCGAGGCCCATCGCGTCGCGCGCACCGTCGAGCTGGGCTTCTTCGGCGAGCAGACGCTGCACCGTCACTACATCGAATTCATCGAAAAACTCGGCAAACCGCGGCCCTTCGGCGTCGAGCTCAATACGAACATCTCCATGCTGACCAAACCCATGATGCAGGCATGGATCGATGCGCAGATCGACCTGGTGCGATTGAGCGTCGACGCCGTGACGCCGCAGGTGTATGACCATGTGCGCCCCGGTCTGATCCGCGACTTCGAGGGCAGAAACGTCCCGCCCGATCGGCGCATGGCGGTCATCAATGAGAAGATTCACCACTGGCTCAGTCTCGCTGATCATCGCCCGACGCGGATCGTCTTCGTCAAAAGTTCGCACAACGAAGGCGAGCGCGAGAGGTTCATCGACTACTGGCAGCCCCACCTGGGCGAGCGCGATGTCATCCTCATGAAACAGGTGCTCAGCTACGGCGGCAAGATCACCGACCCGATGATCGAAGCGGGGCGATGCAATGTGTGGAACGTGCGCTACCTCGTCGTCGACTGGTCGGGGCGGGTGAGCCCGTGCAATCTCGACACGAACATGGACCTTTGGCTGGGGAGTCTCATGGACGACTCCGTCGATGCGCTCTACCACGGCGAAAAGGCGCAGTCGCTGCGTCAGCGGACGGGTTGCGGCAATGATCTGACGCCGTGCCGGACATGCAAGGATGCGAACAACTGGTCGAAGAACGAGCAGTTCCGTTCGATCGCACTGCCGATCGCGATGTGA
- a CDS encoding glycosyltransferase gives MTIRQKMILSPLSASSASRRSTLPENNMRLSYVIITWNRRERLLATLEHLRDSTPLSSANFETFVVDNASTDGSADAVARRHPEVKLIRLGRNEGMAARNHAIVRAAGEYVTILDDDSYPVDDALIRAMRYMDIRPQTAGVCGRVVLPSGKLEASALPSVMIGCGTVLRRTTLEQVGHFAPEFFRQAEEYDLTFRLARAGYRIERFEDIVFRHDKHPGGRSSALTLRMDLRNNLILTSRYLPAELRRMYAADWTQRYAALAAHAKMSRVAKSAKREARLWEWRTAFAGRRVLDDMALESMLELEAQATLVDAFTRLHHLRDVVIADLGKNIHATWQACQRSGLRVKAIAENHPAFSSLTYRGVAVRTDAVAMSTDPEAIIVSNINPAQVERRVDALREQYKVPVLALWKPRTLSAPARDTKPQETMRDAAA, from the coding sequence ATGACCATCAGGCAGAAGATGATTCTGTCGCCTCTCTCCGCGTCCTCGGCGTCTCGGCGGTCAACCCTTCCGGAAAATAACATGCGACTCAGCTATGTGATCATCACCTGGAATCGTCGCGAGCGTCTGCTGGCGACGTTGGAACATTTGCGCGACAGCACGCCGCTGTCGAGTGCGAATTTTGAGACGTTCGTCGTGGACAACGCTTCGACGGACGGCTCGGCGGACGCGGTGGCCCGGCGTCATCCGGAGGTGAAGCTCATCCGGCTCGGGCGCAATGAGGGCATGGCGGCGCGGAATCACGCCATCGTCCGCGCGGCCGGGGAGTATGTGACGATCCTCGACGATGACAGCTACCCGGTGGACGATGCTCTGATCCGGGCGATGCGGTACATGGACATCCGACCGCAGACGGCGGGCGTGTGCGGACGCGTGGTGCTGCCGAGCGGGAAGCTCGAGGCGTCCGCGCTGCCGAGCGTGATGATCGGCTGCGGCACGGTGCTCCGCCGCACGACGCTCGAGCAGGTCGGCCACTTCGCCCCCGAATTTTTCCGGCAGGCGGAGGAATACGACCTGACCTTCCGCCTCGCCCGGGCGGGTTACCGCATCGAGCGATTTGAAGACATCGTCTTCCGTCACGACAAGCATCCGGGCGGGCGGTCGAGCGCACTGACGCTGCGGATGGACCTGCGGAACAATCTGATTCTCACGTCGCGCTACTTGCCGGCGGAGCTGCGGCGGATGTACGCGGCGGATTGGACGCAGCGCTACGCTGCGCTGGCGGCGCATGCGAAGATGTCGCGCGTGGCGAAGTCGGCGAAGCGCGAAGCGCGGCTCTGGGAATGGCGCACCGCCTTCGCCGGTCGGCGGGTGCTTGATGACATGGCGCTCGAATCGATGCTCGAACTGGAGGCACAGGCGACGCTCGTCGACGCCTTCACCCGCCTGCACCATCTGCGCGACGTCGTCATCGCCGACCTGGGCAAGAATATCCACGCCACCTGGCAGGCCTGTCAGCGGAGCGGTCTGCGGGTCAAGGCCATCGCCGAGAATCATCCGGCTTTTTCCTCGCTGACCTACCGCGGCGTCGCGGTGCGGACGGACGCGGTGGCGATGAGTACGGACCCGGAGGCGATCATCGTCTCGAACATCAATCCGGCTCAGGTCGAGCGGCGGGTCGATGCCCTGCGCGAACAGTACAAGGTGCCGGTGCTGGCGCTGTGGAAGCCGCGCACGTTGAGCGCGCCGGCGCGCGATACGAAACCGCAGGAGACGATGCGCGATGCCGCTGCCTGA